Proteins from one Clostridia bacterium genomic window:
- a CDS encoding GlmL-related ornithine degradation protein: MEISVLVAEIGSTTTVVNAFDGILSPCPKFVGQGQAPTTVLNGDVTVGLKGAVEDLKRNLGEKELTWEEFLATSSAAGGLRMTVHGLVYDMTVRAAKEAALGAGAIIKHVTAGKLRRTDLKKIEDIRPNIILVAGGVDYGERDTALHNFEMIASMGLGIPVIYAGNIENHEEVRLIAEETGTRLYLVENVYPKVDMLNVEPTRKVIQEVFEEHIIHAPGMTTVRDMVKGPIIPTPGAVMEAAKLLKEYLGDLVVFDVGGATTDVHSVTEGSEEISLMLISPEPVAKRTVEGDLGVYVNLTHIVEKIGLENLKKEFADAEELINNVKPIPETDREKEFIERLTKEAVLTSLERHAGMLRHLYGPTGKKTVAEGKDLTNVKYIIGTGGALTRLPHRVEILKTVGMHSKGIELFPGKEAQILIDNHYIMASLGVLSKRFPEAALALMRESMGI, from the coding sequence ATGGAAATTAGTGTATTGGTCGCTGAAATAGGCAGCACCACTACAGTAGTTAATGCATTTGACGGGATTTTAAGCCCTTGTCCGAAATTTGTCGGACAGGGGCAAGCTCCCACTACGGTATTGAACGGTGATGTTACCGTAGGGCTTAAAGGTGCTGTAGAGGACCTTAAAAGAAACCTGGGAGAAAAAGAGCTTACATGGGAGGAATTCCTTGCAACCAGCAGCGCAGCAGGGGGGCTTAGGATGACGGTCCATGGGCTTGTTTATGACATGACGGTTAGAGCTGCCAAAGAGGCTGCACTTGGCGCAGGAGCAATTATAAAGCATGTAACAGCAGGGAAGCTCAGAAGAACAGATTTAAAGAAGATAGAAGATATAAGGCCGAATATTATATTAGTTGCAGGGGGAGTGGACTACGGAGAGAGAGATACCGCCCTGCACAATTTTGAAATGATAGCATCAATGGGTCTTGGCATTCCTGTTATCTATGCTGGGAATATCGAAAATCATGAGGAAGTAAGGCTTATCGCAGAAGAAACTGGTACAAGGCTTTATTTGGTGGAAAATGTATACCCAAAGGTTGATATGCTTAACGTTGAGCCTACAAGAAAAGTCATTCAGGAGGTCTTTGAAGAGCATATAATACATGCACCGGGAATGACCACTGTCAGGGATATGGTAAAAGGACCTATAATTCCTACGCCGGGAGCGGTAATGGAAGCAGCAAAGCTTCTGAAGGAGTACCTGGGAGATCTTGTTGTATTCGACGTTGGCGGTGCAACTACAGATGTGCATTCTGTTACAGAAGGCTCGGAAGAAATAAGCCTTATGCTTATAAGCCCTGAACCTGTGGCTAAGAGGACTGTTGAAGGAGATTTGGGGGTATACGTCAACCTTACCCATATAGTTGAGAAAATAGGCTTGGAAAATCTTAAAAAGGAATTTGCGGACGCAGAAGAGCTTATAAATAATGTAAAGCCGATTCCCGAGACAGACAGGGAAAAAGAGTTTATAGAAAGATTGACTAAAGAAGCTGTGCTTACATCCTTGGAACGCCACGCAGGGATGTTAAGACATCTATATGGTCCTACCGGAAAGAAAACTGTTGCAGAGGGCAAGGATTTGACCAATGTTAAATACATTATCGGAACCGGAGGAGCTTTAACAAGGCTTCCACACAGAGTAGAAATATTAAAGACGGTAGGAATGCACAGCAAAGGTATTGAGTTATTTCCGGGAAAGGAAGCTCAGATACTGATTGATAACCATTATATAATGGCGTCTTTAGGGGTGCTTTCCAAAAGATTTCCCGAGGCAGCTCTGGCACTTATGAGGGAAAGTATGGGAATATAA